From the genome of Blautia pseudococcoides, one region includes:
- a CDS encoding glycoside hydrolase family 13 protein produces the protein MENAWWKEAVVYQIYPRSFMDSNGDGIGDLQGVISRLDYLKELGIDVIWMSPCYKSPNDDNGYDISDYRDIMDEFGNMDDFREMLAGIHDRGMKLVMDLVVNHSSDEHQWFAESRRSKENPYRDYYIWRDGKDGKEPNNWTSYFYGPAWEYDETTDQYYLHLFSKKQPDLNWENPKLRGEIYDMMKFWLDMGCDGFRMDVVSLFSKTPGLPDGKPAEITGTEHFQDGPRIHEFLQEMNREVLSKYDIMTVGETPDVPLEHALRYANNEGTELNMVFQFEQNVLDCGPERYSYRKVPLPELKACFSKWQTALQDKAWNSLYWTNHDQPRTVSRRGNDKAFRKESQKMLYTMLLTMQGTPYIYQGEEIGMTNVHFDSIEDYNDIEVKNLWKERVVNGDADPEVLLDAIRFRSRDNARTPMQWDDSQHAGFTVGTPWLKVNPNYKEINVKEALEDPDSIFYYMKSLIQMRKANEVAVYGDFREYEPENESLYIYERNYEDKKMFVVLNFTEHKVPFHMPEGLNAGGAALLIDNYKGDAALEDRMMRPYEAAVYVM, from the coding sequence ATGGAAAACGCGTGGTGGAAAGAGGCGGTTGTATACCAGATATATCCCAGAAGCTTTATGGATTCCAATGGGGATGGGATCGGAGACCTGCAGGGCGTGATCAGCAGGCTGGATTACCTGAAAGAGCTTGGCATTGATGTGATCTGGATGTCTCCCTGTTATAAATCGCCTAATGATGATAATGGATATGATATCTCTGATTACAGGGATATTATGGATGAGTTTGGAAACATGGATGATTTCAGGGAAATGCTTGCCGGGATCCATGACAGAGGTATGAAATTGGTCATGGACCTGGTAGTCAACCATTCCTCAGATGAGCATCAGTGGTTTGCGGAATCCAGAAGATCAAAGGAGAATCCATACAGGGATTACTATATTTGGAGAGACGGCAAGGACGGGAAAGAGCCGAATAACTGGACTTCCTATTTTTACGGTCCCGCATGGGAATATGATGAGACTACAGACCAGTATTATCTGCATCTGTTTTCAAAGAAACAGCCGGATCTGAACTGGGAGAATCCTAAGCTGCGCGGTGAGATCTACGATATGATGAAATTCTGGCTGGATATGGGATGTGACGGTTTCCGTATGGATGTTGTAAGCCTGTTTTCCAAGACGCCTGGGCTGCCGGATGGAAAGCCGGCTGAGATAACCGGCACCGAGCACTTCCAGGACGGTCCAAGGATCCATGAGTTCCTGCAGGAAATGAACCGGGAAGTTCTGTCCAAATATGATATTATGACAGTTGGTGAGACCCCGGATGTACCTCTGGAACATGCCCTCCGTTATGCAAACAATGAGGGTACGGAGCTGAATATGGTATTCCAGTTTGAGCAAAATGTTCTGGACTGCGGTCCTGAGCGGTATAGTTACCGGAAGGTGCCCCTTCCGGAGCTGAAAGCCTGCTTCAGCAAATGGCAGACCGCTCTGCAGGATAAGGCGTGGAACAGCTTATACTGGACCAACCATGACCAGCCGAGAACGGTTTCCCGCAGGGGAAATGACAAAGCGTTCCGCAAAGAGAGCCAGAAAATGCTGTACACCATGCTTCTGACCATGCAGGGGACACCGTACATTTATCAGGGGGAAGAGATCGGGATGACCAATGTGCATTTTGATTCCATTGAGGATTACAATGACATTGAGGTTAAGAACCTTTGGAAGGAACGTGTTGTCAACGGGGATGCGGATCCGGAGGTTCTGCTGGATGCCATTCGTTTCCGCTCCCGGGATAACGCCAGGACGCCTATGCAGTGGGATGACAGCCAACATGCCGGATTCACCGTGGGTACACCGTGGCTGAAGGTGAACCCCAACTATAAGGAGATAAATGTAAAAGAAGCGCTGGAGGACCCGGATTCTATATTCTATTATATGAAGAGCCTGATTCAGATGCGCAAGGCAAATGAAGTGGCTGTGTACGGAGATTTCAGGGAGTATGAGCCGGAGAATGAAAGCCTTTATATATATGAAAGAAATTATGAAGACAAAAAAATGTTCGTGGTCCTGAACTTTACGGAACATAAGGTTCCTTTCCATATGCCGGAAGGGTTAAATGCCGGCGGAGCTGCGCTGTTGATCGACAATTATAAAGGAGATGCGGCTCTGGAAGACCGGATGATGCGGCCTTATGAGGCGGCTGTGTATGTGATGTAA
- a CDS encoding Gfo/Idh/MocA family protein yields MKKLRAAIMGCGRISVCYEDAFRRLTDHVELVCAIDIDQEKAKAFAEKFNCHYCTDLETALPYDLDVIHLCLPHYLHPVMAVKAMEAGLHVLTEKPIAISLQDADKMMEAQQRTGKKLGVIFQTRYTKSVEKLKELMDAGYFGRILSARSYLTWNRPRTYYEGSDWKGTWDREGGGVLIDQAIHSMDRVRYMLGSDIEWIDGSIHNHCHDTVKVEDAAEAAIQFKNGCIYNLYACNSYASDAPITIEFQGEKGRCGLIQDMGFYEAEGCYTEIRNTYETTNVGPDYWGSSHHLQLRDFYESILLHRPVAIDAMEGRKTLEMVKGIYLSSLKRERVYLPFEDVCYKDVDIPVE; encoded by the coding sequence ATGAAAAAACTCAGAGCTGCAATTATGGGCTGCGGAAGGATTTCCGTCTGCTACGAGGACGCGTTTAGGCGTCTTACGGATCATGTGGAGCTTGTATGCGCCATAGATATTGACCAGGAGAAGGCAAAGGCCTTCGCGGAAAAATTCAATTGCCACTACTGCACAGACCTGGAAACCGCGCTGCCGTATGATCTTGATGTGATACACCTATGCCTTCCCCACTACCTGCATCCGGTCATGGCTGTAAAGGCTATGGAGGCAGGACTCCATGTTCTGACAGAAAAACCCATAGCCATTTCCCTGCAGGATGCGGATAAGATGATGGAGGCACAGCAGCGCACAGGAAAAAAACTGGGCGTCATATTCCAGACCAGATATACAAAAAGTGTGGAAAAACTCAAAGAACTTATGGATGCCGGATATTTCGGACGCATCCTCTCTGCCCGCTCTTATCTTACCTGGAACCGTCCCCGCACCTACTATGAGGGAAGCGACTGGAAAGGCACCTGGGACAGAGAGGGCGGCGGCGTGCTCATTGACCAGGCCATACACAGCATGGACCGGGTACGCTACATGCTGGGCAGCGATATTGAATGGATCGACGGAAGCATACACAACCACTGCCATGATACGGTAAAGGTGGAGGATGCCGCCGAGGCTGCCATCCAGTTTAAAAACGGCTGTATCTACAATCTCTATGCCTGCAATTCCTACGCCTCAGACGCTCCCATCACCATTGAATTCCAGGGAGAGAAAGGGCGCTGCGGCCTGATACAGGATATGGGATTCTATGAGGCAGAGGGCTGTTACACTGAGATCCGCAACACTTACGAGACCACCAATGTAGGGCCGGATTACTGGGGCAGCAGCCATCATCTGCAGCTCAGAGACTTTTATGAGTCCATACTTCTTCACCGTCCTGTGGCGATAGATGCCATGGAGGGAAGAAAAACACTAGAGATGGTAAAAGGGATCTATTTGTCCTCTCTGAAAAGAGAACGAGTTTATCTTCCATTTGAGGATGTATGTTATAAGGATGTGGATATCCCTGTTGAGTAG
- a CDS encoding carbohydrate ABC transporter permease, translated as MIKRMTFKQFLFILPLLIFIGIFSIYPIVTSLMYTLFDYRTNDQQHNSFYMSQQLNGELYAQDLGYVSWFIETDMATEGLSSEDVAEFEAIKAEADELQKEYKDSKGVEKVSSETIEEIKAFNKDTRERLTAIYDRNADLDMYNRDGMPQILDDMDSCVVESNFIGLKGFGKLFTDTRFFKALLHTLLFTVISVAIELVIGMILALIMDKAIKGIGAVRTIALIPWAIPTAVSAMIWSYMYDGSYGVISKIFSVIGLIPKQSAMLLTANGAMTSVVISDVWKTAPYMALLLLAGLQVIDRGLYESASIDGAGPIKTFFRITLPLIKPSLLVALLFRTMDAFRVYDLIAILTGGGPGNGTESLSVYSYKLMFGQSNYGYGSVVVMGMAVCVAVIAVLYVKVLGAEVINND; from the coding sequence ATGATAAAAAGAATGACGTTCAAACAATTCCTGTTCATTCTTCCGCTGCTGATCTTTATCGGTATATTTTCCATATATCCTATTGTTACATCCCTGATGTATACGCTGTTTGATTACAGGACCAATGACCAGCAGCACAATAGCTTCTATATGTCCCAGCAGTTGAACGGAGAGTTATATGCGCAGGATTTGGGCTATGTGAGCTGGTTTATAGAAACCGATATGGCCACTGAGGGACTGAGCAGTGAAGATGTGGCTGAGTTTGAAGCGATCAAAGCGGAAGCAGATGAGCTGCAGAAGGAATATAAAGACTCCAAAGGCGTGGAAAAAGTTTCCTCGGAAACCATTGAGGAGATAAAGGCCTTTAATAAGGATACCAGAGAAAGACTTACAGCCATTTATGACAGAAATGCAGATTTGGATATGTATAACAGGGATGGTATGCCTCAGATCCTGGATGATATGGACTCCTGCGTGGTGGAGTCAAACTTTATCGGGCTGAAAGGATTTGGAAAACTGTTTACAGACACAAGATTCTTTAAGGCACTGCTTCACACACTGCTGTTTACCGTTATATCAGTAGCCATCGAGCTTGTGATCGGCATGATCCTGGCTCTTATTATGGATAAGGCTATTAAAGGTATCGGCGCTGTCCGTACGATCGCTCTGATTCCATGGGCAATCCCAACGGCTGTGTCGGCTATGATCTGGAGTTATATGTATGACGGAAGTTATGGTGTCATATCCAAGATATTCTCTGTCATCGGATTGATTCCCAAACAGTCCGCAATGCTTTTGACAGCAAACGGCGCTATGACATCTGTTGTTATCTCCGATGTATGGAAAACAGCTCCCTATATGGCGCTGCTTCTCCTTGCCGGTCTGCAGGTAATAGACAGAGGCCTGTATGAGAGCGCTTCCATTGACGGCGCCGGTCCTATCAAGACATTTTTCAGGATCACCCTTCCGCTGATCAAGCCAAGTCTTCTTGTAGCGCTTTTGTTCCGTACCATGGATGCGTTCCGTGTATACGATTTGATCGCTATTTTGACAGGAGGCGGCCCCGGAAACGGAACAGAATCCCTCTCCGTGTACTCTTACAAGCTTATGTTCGGACAGAGTAATTACGGATACGGTTCAGTAGTGGTTATGGGAATGGCGGTCTGCGTTGCAGTCATAGCAGTGCTTTACGTGAAGGTGCTGGGTGCGGAAGTGATCAATAATGATTAG
- a CDS encoding extracellular solute-binding protein: MKRKMVAVMLSTAMVFGLAACGGGNDKEASTDTGTKDTKEVEDTKDDANEADDAGEAADNGTKESTADGDREEITLFRSDDGNGAVEAVIEGFEKSQDKYKVKWVTASNDTDQTRSQLNTAFSAGSSEYDLVSIDTVWAGDMAAAGYIEALDSYMMEAKRSPADYNKGSIQAGTYNAKTYALPLYPDFGVIYFRSDIVSEEDAAKLRSGDYTWDDFLAMAETYKGQGGTKTGFTFQANQYEGLVCNANEYTANFTDVKGGLESMKKIVDSDATPDDILVYQESEAANSYVNGETVFSRNWPYVWGLLGADGAAVTQDQTDIAPIPGGSCIGGWLLAMNAKSEHKDGAWAFLDYFTSLEGQRIFCSKGGYVPGFNEALDDAEVKEANQLLGKEGFMKALENTIARPSSDKYEELSDALQISIHKFLSGESDLDAATTEVEGLLNQ; the protein is encoded by the coding sequence ATGAAAAGAAAAATGGTAGCGGTAATGTTGAGTACAGCCATGGTGTTTGGTCTGGCAGCCTGCGGAGGCGGAAATGACAAGGAAGCATCCACAGATACGGGCACGAAGGATACTAAGGAAGTGGAAGACACAAAGGATGACGCCAATGAGGCGGACGATGCAGGGGAAGCCGCAGACAACGGGACAAAGGAATCAACAGCAGATGGTGACCGTGAAGAGATCACTTTGTTCCGTTCGGATGATGGGAACGGCGCGGTAGAGGCAGTCATTGAAGGCTTTGAAAAATCCCAGGATAAATATAAAGTGAAATGGGTAACTGCTTCCAATGATACAGACCAGACGAGAAGCCAGTTGAACACAGCATTCTCGGCAGGAAGTTCTGAATATGACCTGGTATCCATTGATACGGTTTGGGCCGGTGATATGGCGGCAGCAGGCTATATTGAAGCGCTGGACAGCTATATGATGGAAGCCAAGAGAAGCCCGGCGGATTATAATAAAGGTTCTATCCAGGCTGGTACATATAATGCCAAGACATATGCGCTGCCTCTGTATCCTGACTTTGGTGTTATCTATTTCAGAAGTGACATTGTCTCAGAGGAGGATGCAGCAAAACTCAGAAGCGGCGATTACACATGGGATGATTTCCTGGCAATGGCTGAGACCTATAAGGGACAGGGCGGGACCAAGACAGGATTTACCTTCCAGGCAAACCAGTATGAAGGACTTGTCTGCAATGCAAACGAGTACACTGCCAACTTTACAGATGTAAAGGGCGGACTGGAATCTATGAAGAAGATCGTTGATTCCGACGCCACGCCGGATGATATTCTGGTATATCAGGAATCAGAAGCAGCCAACAGCTATGTGAATGGTGAGACCGTATTCTCCCGTAACTGGCCATATGTATGGGGCCTCTTAGGTGCAGACGGCGCGGCAGTGACACAGGATCAGACAGATATCGCTCCGATTCCCGGCGGTTCCTGCATCGGCGGATGGCTGCTGGCTATGAATGCAAAGAGCGAGCACAAAGACGGAGCATGGGCATTCCTGGATTACTTCACATCTCTGGAAGGACAGAGAATCTTCTGCAGCAAGGGCGGATATGTTCCCGGATTCAACGAAGCACTGGATGATGCGGAAGTAAAAGAAGCAAACCAGCTTCTCGGCAAAGAGGGATTTATGAAAGCTCTGGAGAACACAATTGCAAGACCGTCCTCTGACAAATACGAAGAGTTATCAGATGCATTGCAGATTTCCATCCACAAATTCCTGTCAGGAGAATCTGACCTGGATGCAGCCACAACAGAGGTGGAGGGACTGCTGAATCAGTAG
- a CDS encoding LacI family DNA-binding transcriptional regulator gives MITIKEIANMMNVSPTTVANVIHGRTSKVSKENVERIQQALKEHNYVPKMGLEALTKGKTRLIIVVIHTTKRYTQTTVGDPFYSQTIGVLEEEIRRAGYYMMLYIDRNLDNIFKTALSWNVAGIIAVTLSKTNYEKLCSLVDCPVVGIDTFMEDTAPLPDTGYHVTLDDIGAGKQMVNYLVNTGFSNIIVISDAKIGSSALRAAGAKIALKEHNISTEKQWHMVLDTQKRRRDSQYNSLLALSGKKYVLFCTADQLAFEVIGYLNEHGCYVPQDISVCGFDDNPYAEFCVPKLTTMHQDIARKGELASEILFRLLSGENVEEKAIRLPVELVVRKSVLPPD, from the coding sequence ATGATAACAATAAAAGAAATAGCCAATATGATGAATGTCAGTCCCACCACGGTTGCCAACGTGATCCACGGCCGCACCAGCAAGGTGTCCAAAGAAAACGTAGAACGTATTCAGCAGGCTTTAAAAGAGCACAACTATGTGCCGAAGATGGGGCTGGAAGCCCTGACAAAAGGCAAGACCAGGCTGATCATCGTGGTGATCCATACTACCAAACGCTATACCCAGACAACCGTTGGCGACCCTTTCTACAGCCAGACCATCGGCGTCCTGGAGGAGGAGATACGCAGGGCAGGATACTATATGATGCTCTATATAGACCGGAATCTTGACAATATTTTTAAGACTGCCCTCTCCTGGAATGTGGCAGGGATCATTGCCGTGACACTGTCAAAGACCAATTACGAAAAATTGTGCTCCCTGGTGGACTGCCCTGTAGTTGGCATCGACACATTCATGGAAGATACCGCTCCACTGCCGGATACAGGCTATCATGTGACCCTGGATGATATCGGCGCAGGGAAACAGATGGTCAATTATCTGGTCAACACGGGGTTCTCCAATATTATTGTCATCTCAGACGCCAAGATAGGCTCCTCCGCACTGAGAGCGGCAGGTGCAAAAATAGCCTTGAAGGAGCATAATATAAGCACAGAAAAACAATGGCACATGGTTCTGGACACACAGAAAAGACGGCGGGACAGCCAGTACAATTCCCTTCTGGCACTGTCCGGCAAAAAGTATGTGCTTTTCTGTACCGCAGACCAGCTTGCCTTTGAGGTGATCGGTTATCTGAACGAGCATGGCTGCTATGTTCCTCAGGATATTTCCGTGTGTGGATTTGACGACAATCCTTATGCGGAGTTCTGTGTTCCCAAGCTGACTACCATGCATCAGGATATTGCCAGGAAAGGAGAATTGGCTTCCGAGATCCTGTTCCGGCTGCTGTCCGGAGAGAACGTGGAGGAGAAAGCGATCCGCCTTCCCGTGGAGCTGGTCGTCAGAAAAAGCGTCCTTCCGCCGGATTGA
- a CDS encoding ROK family transcriptional regulator — MKHLYSSIYIENGISRTELARRTHLSKTTVSTLVDELIEGEFIADEGTSHSDCVGRKPNCLKAQTNQHYVIVISWVDNIAEAHVVDVAGTSVYSTRLKLEKGQTYISLSKICVCRDILSKFDPKRILGICVVVSAMIDAVRNEIYSTTLSLGPGGGGNLIHELSFAFPDYPVALLEDTACYAYAEKIYTQVKEKNFAFINFGRGIGATIFIEGNMLGKASGSVTQFGHYSVTPKGPLCICGNHGCLEAMFSESQIKARLEESGKKSCLLGRAAITFEDLGKAALYKDPAAIHTLEIMARDLALALSNLICIVNPELIILGGKGQHLGTLFLEEVQSSLRDVGFRRMVDFSGLRYSQLQSDAYLNGAMKYFFDTYYSFLEPKPGAFYIG, encoded by the coding sequence ATGAAACACCTGTATTCCTCCATATACATCGAAAACGGAATATCACGCACAGAACTGGCCAGACGGACCCATCTCAGCAAAACCACTGTATCCACACTGGTGGACGAACTGATCGAGGGGGAGTTTATTGCCGATGAAGGTACCTCCCACTCCGATTGCGTCGGCAGAAAGCCCAACTGCCTGAAGGCACAGACAAACCAACACTATGTGATCGTCATAAGCTGGGTGGACAATATTGCAGAGGCCCATGTGGTGGATGTAGCCGGCACCTCTGTCTACAGTACACGTTTAAAACTAGAAAAAGGACAGACCTATATCTCCCTGTCAAAGATCTGCGTTTGCAGGGATATCCTGTCCAAGTTTGATCCAAAACGGATTCTGGGCATCTGTGTTGTAGTGTCTGCCATGATAGATGCGGTGCGAAACGAGATATATTCCACAACCCTGAGCCTTGGCCCGGGAGGAGGCGGTAATCTCATACATGAACTGAGCTTTGCCTTTCCGGATTATCCCGTAGCCCTGCTGGAGGACACTGCCTGCTATGCCTACGCGGAAAAAATATATACGCAGGTCAAAGAAAAAAACTTTGCTTTCATTAATTTCGGACGGGGCATCGGCGCAACCATATTTATAGAAGGGAACATGCTGGGCAAGGCCAGCGGCTCTGTCACCCAGTTCGGGCATTATTCGGTCACTCCCAAAGGCCCCTTATGTATATGCGGCAACCACGGCTGCCTGGAGGCCATGTTCTCGGAATCGCAGATAAAGGCCCGTCTGGAAGAGTCAGGCAAAAAAAGCTGCCTCCTGGGACGCGCGGCCATTACATTTGAGGATTTGGGCAAAGCCGCGCTCTACAAAGATCCCGCCGCCATCCACACACTGGAGATAATGGCCAGGGACCTGGCGCTGGCGCTGAGCAACTTGATCTGTATTGTAAACCCGGAACTTATTATCCTGGGAGGAAAAGGGCAGCATCTAGGTACATTATTTTTGGAGGAGGTACAGAGTTCACTGAGAGATGTAGGGTTCCGGCGAATGGTAGACTTTTCCGGATTAAGGTATTCCCAGCTTCAAAGCGATGCCTATCTAAACGGTGCCATGAAATATTTCTTTGACACCTATTATTCCTTCCTGGAACCAAAGCCAGGCGCCTTCTATATCGGATGA
- a CDS encoding carbohydrate ABC transporter permease: MSKNKTFNIVCWIFVVIFLLITVFPFFWILISSFKPESEIFGANCYRIIAENPTLDNYKTVIFEKGMLRAIVNSFVMSAATTFYVVVVASMSAYIISRFKFKGKALLMGLILAVAMFPQMIVVGPIFNMFYKLDILNTYWVCLAYSTITLPSAVWIMVAHFNQVPLALEEAAKIDGCSTWGMLWRIIFPIAAPGVFTTAIMSFIAAWNEYLLSCTLNIDEKIQTVPVRLSYLKDQFTVFWSQIAAATVVVVIPTLLIVLLFQKQIVAGISNGAVKE, encoded by the coding sequence ATGAGTAAGAATAAAACATTTAATATAGTCTGCTGGATTTTTGTGGTTATCTTTCTGCTGATCACAGTATTTCCTTTCTTCTGGATCTTGATCAGTTCTTTTAAACCGGAATCGGAAATTTTCGGAGCCAACTGTTACCGAATCATTGCAGAGAATCCTACGCTTGATAATTACAAGACCGTTATTTTCGAGAAAGGAATGCTCCGGGCGATCGTAAACAGTTTTGTGATGTCAGCAGCCACCACATTCTATGTGGTAGTTGTGGCTTCCATGTCCGCGTATATTATCTCAAGGTTTAAATTTAAGGGAAAAGCCCTTCTTATGGGGCTGATCCTGGCAGTTGCCATGTTCCCGCAGATGATCGTTGTGGGACCTATATTTAATATGTTCTATAAACTGGACATTCTGAATACATACTGGGTCTGCCTGGCGTACTCCACAATAACCCTGCCAAGTGCGGTGTGGATCATGGTTGCCCATTTTAATCAGGTTCCGCTGGCCCTGGAGGAGGCGGCAAAGATTGACGGCTGCTCCACATGGGGAATGCTTTGGAGGATTATTTTCCCCATTGCGGCTCCCGGTGTATTTACCACGGCAATCATGAGTTTTATTGCTGCATGGAATGAGTATCTGTTATCCTGTACTCTGAACATTGACGAAAAGATCCAGACGGTTCCTGTGCGTCTGAGTTATTTGAAGGACCAGTTTACAGTATTCTGGAGCCAGATCGCAGCGGCCACGGTGGTGGTGGTCATACCGACACTTTTGATCGTACTTTTGTTCCAGAAGCAGATCGTGGCAGGTATATCCAACGGTGCAGTAAAAGAATAA
- a CDS encoding ROK family transcriptional regulator codes for MKLVNQQLIKNTNLKQLYNSIYQNPGTSRAQLSKDSHLSKTAVSSLVDELIARKFVYDSGTGGSTTVGRKPNSLLLRAEQYYVAVVCLEEDKLNAALVDITGASLLPAQMDVSSPEVYIPLCRDYIQQTVLGQIQKEQLLGICIVVPAMIDPDKREIFATTLNLPQMDFVGDIQRAFSDFSVNILNDTACFAYAEKVYTQITEQDFAFINFGKGIGATLFIRNEMLGHACASYTQFGHYSINPKGKLCSCGNRGCLELMIGEGSLKDRIAQTGSSPAFKKSSPVTYADLGQASVYGDVVSRKLIRDIADEFSQALCNLICMVHPKLIIIGGKGKDLGPVFLQEIQECLHTTGFRRMVDSVSVRYSLLDSGALYNGAMKYFFDIHYNFTQEMDGSFFIG; via the coding sequence ATGAAACTAGTCAATCAACAATTAATCAAAAATACCAATTTAAAACAGCTTTACAATTCCATCTACCAAAACCCCGGAACGTCAAGAGCACAGTTGTCCAAAGACTCTCATTTGAGCAAAACTGCTGTCTCCTCACTGGTGGATGAATTGATCGCCCGAAAGTTTGTATATGATTCAGGGACAGGGGGAAGCACCACTGTGGGACGAAAGCCCAACAGCCTGCTCCTCCGTGCGGAGCAGTATTATGTAGCCGTGGTCTGTCTGGAGGAAGATAAGCTAAACGCAGCCCTGGTAGACATTACCGGGGCCTCCTTACTGCCTGCGCAGATGGATGTTTCCTCACCGGAGGTTTATATCCCCCTGTGCCGGGATTACATACAGCAGACAGTGCTTGGACAGATCCAAAAGGAACAGCTGCTGGGAATCTGCATTGTGGTGCCTGCCATGATAGACCCTGACAAAAGAGAGATATTCGCCACAACCTTAAATCTTCCGCAAATGGATTTTGTGGGGGATATACAGCGTGCCTTCTCTGATTTTTCCGTCAACATACTAAATGATACTGCCTGCTTTGCTTACGCGGAAAAAGTCTACACACAGATTACAGAACAGGATTTCGCCTTTATAAACTTCGGAAAAGGTATCGGAGCCACACTCTTCATCCGGAATGAAATGCTGGGGCACGCCTGTGCCTCTTACACGCAGTTTGGACACTATTCCATCAATCCCAAGGGAAAATTATGTTCCTGCGGAAACAGGGGATGCCTGGAACTGATGATAGGGGAGGGTTCCTTAAAGGACAGGATCGCCCAGACCGGCAGCAGTCCGGCATTTAAAAAATCATCCCCTGTCACATACGCGGATTTAGGACAGGCCAGCGTATACGGGGATGTGGTCTCCCGTAAGTTGATACGCGATATCGCCGATGAATTTTCCCAGGCACTGTGCAATCTGATCTGTATGGTGCACCCGAAGCTGATCATTATAGGGGGCAAGGGAAAAGACCTGGGACCAGTATTTTTACAGGAGATACAGGAATGTCTGCACACGACCGGTTTCCGCCGCATGGTAGATTCTGTCAGCGTGCGGTACAGCCTTCTGGATTCCGGCGCCCTGTACAATGGTGCCATGAAGTATTTTTTTGATATTCATTATAATTTTACACAGGAGATGGACGGAAGCTTTTTCATCGGATAA